A region from the Paenarthrobacter aurescens genome encodes:
- a CDS encoding co-chaperone YbbN: MATVDITGEQFASTIEDNDIVLVDFWAAWCAPCRQFAPTYGAASEKHTDVVFAKVDTEAEQQLAAEAGITSIPTLMAFREKVLVFSQPGALNGPQLEQVIEAVKGLDMEEVHAHVAKARAEAQEN, translated from the coding sequence ATGGCTACAGTTGACATCACTGGAGAACAGTTCGCATCGACCATCGAGGACAATGACATTGTCCTGGTGGATTTCTGGGCGGCCTGGTGCGCCCCCTGCCGCCAGTTTGCCCCCACCTACGGGGCCGCTTCAGAGAAGCACACTGACGTGGTGTTCGCGAAGGTTGACACCGAAGCTGAGCAGCAACTCGCCGCTGAGGCCGGAATCACCTCCATCCCCACGCTCATGGCTTTCCGTGAGAAGGTCCTCGTCTTCTCGCAGCCGGGTGCCCTCAACGGTCCGCAGCTTGAGCAGGTCATCGAGGCCGTGAAGGGCTTGGACATGGAAGAGGTCCACGCCCACGTTGCCAAGGCCCGCGCTGAGGCTCAGGAAAACTAA
- a CDS encoding TetR family transcriptional regulator, giving the protein MRSIAEDLTTRARIRDAAIGLFGREGFARATVRAVATAAGVSPGLVIHHFGSKAGLREACDHHVLSRTATQGREKTDPGSTRQLIQDYMNHPEQYADEITYIRRTLSDESAAGDAFFDAVVKQTEDIIRAGMEAGTIREFGDVRSTAVVIASNSLSILMLGRHLSRTLGGSAAESQEIGPDLLRQLTLPALEIYTHGFYTGTQFLDAAREALEHSTNTGKEHAP; this is encoded by the coding sequence ATGCGTTCAATCGCAGAGGATCTGACCACCCGGGCGCGCATCCGCGACGCCGCCATTGGGTTGTTCGGCCGTGAGGGCTTCGCCCGCGCCACAGTAAGGGCCGTGGCTACCGCCGCCGGCGTGAGTCCCGGCCTGGTCATCCATCATTTCGGCAGCAAAGCCGGGCTGCGTGAAGCGTGCGATCACCACGTCCTTTCCCGGACCGCTACCCAAGGCCGCGAGAAAACGGATCCTGGATCCACACGCCAGCTGATCCAGGACTACATGAACCACCCGGAGCAGTACGCGGACGAAATCACCTACATCCGACGCACCCTGAGCGACGAATCCGCGGCCGGCGATGCTTTCTTCGACGCCGTCGTGAAGCAAACCGAGGACATCATCCGCGCCGGGATGGAAGCAGGAACCATCCGGGAATTCGGAGACGTCCGGTCCACCGCCGTCGTCATCGCCTCCAACAGCCTCTCCATCCTCATGCTGGGCCGGCACCTCTCACGGACTTTGGGCGGTAGTGCGGCCGAATCCCAGGAAATCGGCCCCGATCTCCTCCGGCAACTGACCCTGCCCGCCTTGGAGATCTATACGCACGGCTTCTACACCGGCACACAGTTCCTGGACGCCGCCCGCGAGGCCTTAGAGCACAGCACCAACACCGGAAAGGAGCATGCCCCGTGA
- a CDS encoding ABC transporter ATP-binding protein, whose translation MNQAIVVEGLRKKFGSREVLHGLNFAVERGTVFGVIGPNGAGKTTTMRCLLDIIRPSAGSVSVLGQDPRSAGTGLRRRIGYLPGELHLENRTTGRRMLEHFAAISGPVEPRHVNELAERLNLDLDRQTRKLSKGNKQKLGLLQAFMHKPELLVLDEPTSGLDPLVQQVFHAMVREAVDDGATVFLSSHVLSEVQQAADAVAILRDGEIVTVSTVEALRTAAVRQLRFNSTGTEAHDVDALLARVPGVANVAVRELKADGHAAGTVEATATLSGHVQPLIQELATLKLTELVLEEPDLEEAVLNLYSGQSPQLGRHAEGAHRA comes from the coding sequence GTGAACCAGGCAATTGTGGTGGAGGGTCTGCGCAAAAAGTTCGGGTCCCGCGAGGTCCTGCACGGGCTAAACTTTGCAGTGGAACGGGGCACAGTGTTCGGCGTCATCGGGCCGAACGGAGCGGGCAAAACCACCACCATGCGCTGCTTGCTGGACATCATCCGGCCCAGCGCCGGGTCCGTTTCCGTTCTGGGACAGGACCCGCGCTCGGCGGGAACAGGGCTCCGCCGAAGAATCGGCTACCTGCCCGGCGAGCTCCATCTGGAAAACAGGACTACAGGCCGCCGCATGCTGGAGCATTTCGCAGCGATCAGCGGGCCCGTGGAGCCCAGGCACGTCAACGAACTGGCCGAACGGCTGAACCTTGATCTCGACCGTCAGACCCGGAAACTATCCAAGGGCAACAAGCAGAAACTCGGACTTTTGCAGGCCTTCATGCACAAACCCGAACTCCTGGTGCTGGACGAACCCACCAGCGGCCTGGATCCTTTGGTCCAGCAGGTGTTCCATGCGATGGTCCGCGAAGCCGTGGATGATGGCGCAACAGTGTTCCTCAGCTCGCACGTCCTCAGCGAAGTACAGCAAGCCGCCGACGCCGTGGCCATCCTCCGCGACGGCGAAATCGTCACCGTCTCCACGGTGGAAGCACTCAGGACCGCCGCGGTCCGGCAGTTGCGGTTCAACAGCACCGGAACGGAAGCGCACGACGTCGATGCACTGCTGGCCCGGGTGCCCGGCGTCGCCAACGTAGCGGTACGGGAGCTTAAGGCCGACGGGCACGCTGCTGGAACTGTGGAGGCCACAGCGACGCTCTCCGGCCATGTACAGCCCTTGATCCAGGAGCTGGCTACGTTGAAGCTCACGGAGCTGGTGCTCGAAGAGCCCGATCTTGAGGAAGCGGTTCTCAACCTCTATTCAGGTCAGTCGCCTCAGCTTGGCCGGCACGCGGAAGGAGCACACCGTGCCTAA
- a CDS encoding ABC transporter permease subunit encodes MPKVLPLFTKALTDSWRSTLAWAAGLSAACMLYLPLYPSIGGSAQMQDLINALPPEMTKALNYDQIASGPGYTQATMFGLIGFLLMSMASVGWGAAAVGGDEESGLLELTLAHSVTRVQVVLERALAIVVRIALLSLLVFVLVLGLNGPAQLGIDVGHLAGAVLLFAALALLSGTAALCAGALSGRKVYGIAAGAAVAVLGYVFNAVGRQSPDVEWLLNLSPYHWAYGNSPVANGADVAATLGLYGISAALIVLGAVALQRRDVGV; translated from the coding sequence GTGCCTAAGGTCCTCCCCCTGTTTACCAAGGCCCTCACCGACTCGTGGCGATCAACACTGGCGTGGGCTGCTGGATTGTCTGCGGCATGCATGTTGTATCTGCCGCTCTATCCATCGATCGGAGGAAGCGCGCAAATGCAGGATCTGATCAACGCGCTTCCTCCGGAAATGACCAAGGCCCTGAACTACGATCAAATCGCCTCGGGACCCGGCTACACCCAAGCCACCATGTTTGGGCTGATCGGATTCCTGCTGATGTCCATGGCCTCCGTGGGATGGGGTGCAGCGGCTGTGGGCGGGGACGAAGAATCCGGGTTGCTCGAGCTGACACTCGCCCATAGCGTCACCCGGGTGCAGGTAGTCCTTGAGCGCGCCCTGGCAATCGTGGTCCGCATAGCACTGTTGTCCCTGCTCGTCTTCGTGTTGGTGCTGGGACTGAACGGTCCCGCCCAACTGGGCATCGACGTCGGGCATCTGGCTGGAGCAGTGCTGCTGTTCGCCGCCCTGGCCCTGCTGAGCGGGACGGCCGCACTGTGCGCCGGCGCGCTCAGTGGCCGGAAGGTGTACGGGATCGCGGCGGGCGCTGCCGTGGCTGTCCTCGGGTATGTGTTCAATGCGGTGGGACGGCAGAGTCCGGATGTGGAGTGGCTGCTGAACCTTTCGCCGTACCACTGGGCTTACGGCAATTCCCCCGTGGCAAACGGCGCCGATGTGGCGGCCACTCTTGGACTGTACGGGATCTCGGCAGCACTCATTGTGCTGGGAGCGGTGGCCCTGCAGCGACGCGATGTGGGGGTCTAG
- a CDS encoding thioesterase family protein: MHLLLRTLMLLFTSRNRSPLGVWEESSLPLRVLPTDIDIAMHVNNGMYFSLMDLGRFDLMVRSGIWTRMRKRGWSPVAAGETIAFRKSLQLWQQYTIETRIIGLDTKAIYFEQRMVVDGEIYARAHIATRLVTKGRPVTQEEIIAEFGAPPAGLELPEWIHEWRENNALPGSRRPAPHLWN; this comes from the coding sequence ATGCACCTGCTTCTCCGTACCCTCATGCTGCTGTTCACATCCCGTAACCGCTCGCCATTGGGCGTCTGGGAAGAATCTTCGCTGCCCTTGCGGGTTCTTCCCACTGACATCGACATCGCCATGCATGTCAATAACGGTATGTACTTCTCCCTGATGGACCTTGGTCGCTTCGACCTCATGGTCCGTAGCGGCATCTGGACGAGGATGCGCAAGCGCGGGTGGAGTCCGGTGGCAGCCGGGGAGACCATTGCCTTCCGCAAATCCCTGCAACTCTGGCAGCAATACACCATCGAAACCCGCATCATCGGGCTGGACACCAAGGCCATCTACTTTGAACAGCGGATGGTGGTGGACGGTGAAATCTACGCGCGGGCTCACATCGCCACCCGCCTGGTCACCAAGGGCAGGCCGGTTACGCAGGAAGAGATCATCGCTGAATTTGGAGCGCCACCGGCCGGGCTTGAGCTGCCGGAGTGGATCCACGAGTGGCGCGAGAACAACGCGCTTCCAGGATCACGGCGTCCGGCACCACACCTCTGGAACTAG
- a CDS encoding potassium channel family protein translates to MTQARYRDLVEWPLMATALVFLTAYAWQVIGRISGDEALPFEIVLWITWGIFALDYFVNLWLAEDRTRWFFWNLHELLIVVLPFFRPLRLLRLVTLLSVLQRTVGETLRGRVATYVAGAAAMLILIGALAVLDVEQNAPDAKITTFGDAAWWAVTTITTVGYGDLYPVTPIGRIVAAALMMSGIAVLGIVTASIASWLVQRIEENAEDVAAAAEVKAAKAEEPVRAEMADLVTEIAALRMEIAELRQATETRQATQIKQEREA, encoded by the coding sequence ATGACACAAGCGCGATACCGGGACCTCGTTGAATGGCCCCTCATGGCCACGGCACTGGTTTTCCTCACTGCCTACGCCTGGCAGGTCATCGGCCGGATCAGCGGGGACGAGGCGCTGCCCTTCGAGATTGTCCTATGGATCACCTGGGGAATTTTTGCCCTGGACTATTTCGTCAACCTCTGGCTTGCCGAAGACCGCACCCGATGGTTCTTCTGGAACTTGCATGAACTCCTGATCGTGGTGCTCCCCTTCTTCCGCCCCCTCCGACTGCTGCGGCTGGTCACTTTACTCTCAGTCCTGCAGCGCACCGTCGGCGAAACCCTGCGTGGCCGGGTGGCCACCTATGTGGCGGGAGCAGCGGCCATGCTCATCCTCATCGGCGCATTGGCGGTGTTGGATGTGGAGCAGAACGCCCCGGACGCCAAGATCACCACCTTCGGCGATGCCGCTTGGTGGGCCGTCACCACCATCACCACCGTGGGCTATGGAGACCTTTACCCCGTGACCCCCATAGGCAGGATCGTCGCGGCAGCCCTGATGATGAGCGGGATCGCGGTCCTGGGTATCGTCACGGCCTCCATTGCCTCCTGGCTCGTTCAGCGGATCGAGGAGAACGCCGAGGATGTGGCAGCGGCAGCCGAGGTCAAAGCCGCCAAGGCCGAGGAACCGGTTCGCGCCGAGATGGCGGACCTCGTCACGGAGATCGCGGCATTGCGGATGGAAATAGCTGAACTCCGGCAAGCCACGGAGACCAGACAAGCCACACAGATCAAGCAGGAGCGCGAGGCATAG
- a CDS encoding YajQ family cyclic di-GMP-binding protein: protein MAGESTFDVVSKVDKQEVANALNQSQKEIAQRYDFKGVGAEIDFSGEKILMKANSEDRVLAVLDVFQSKLIKRGISLKSLDQGEPFPSGKEFRLECTIKEGIAQDIAKKINKIIRDEAPKSVKSQIQGDELRVTSKSRDDLQETMNILKKFEEADLQFVNFRS, encoded by the coding sequence ATGGCAGGCGAATCAACATTCGACGTCGTAAGCAAAGTAGACAAGCAAGAGGTTGCCAACGCACTCAACCAGTCCCAGAAGGAAATCGCCCAGCGATACGACTTCAAGGGCGTCGGCGCTGAGATCGATTTCAGCGGTGAAAAGATCCTCATGAAGGCAAACTCCGAGGACCGCGTCCTGGCTGTTCTGGATGTCTTCCAGTCCAAGCTCATCAAGCGTGGCATTTCCCTGAAGTCGCTGGATCAGGGCGAGCCGTTCCCGTCCGGCAAGGAATTCCGCCTGGAGTGCACCATCAAGGAGGGCATTGCCCAGGACATCGCCAAGAAGATCAACAAGATCATCCGCGATGAAGCCCCCAAGTCGGTCAAATCCCAGATCCAGGGCGATGAGCTCCGCGTGACCTCCAAGTCGCGTGACGATCTTCAGGAGACCATGAACATCCTCAAGAAGTTCGAAGAGGCCGATCTGCAGTTTGTGAACTTCCGCAGCTAG
- the efeU gene encoding iron uptake transporter permease EfeU — translation MTANFLIGLREGLEASLIVVLLMAYLIKTGRPHLIPRVWMGVSLAIAISLGFGALLTFGPRGLTFEAQEAIGGGLSIVAVALVTWMVFWMARTARSLGGELRSQVDKAADGAAWGLVVVAALAVGREGLETALFIWAAAQATGETTLPLLGALLGLLTAAGLGYLLHRGVLKVNLGRFFTWTGVGLIIIAGGVLAYGIHDLQEAGILPGLNNLAFDVSAAIPPSSWYGTLLKGTLNFSPATTWLEAAAWLLYVVPVLFLYIRANRSSSPANSSTTAASTVATQA, via the coding sequence ATGACCGCCAACTTCTTGATCGGCCTGCGCGAAGGCCTTGAGGCATCACTGATCGTGGTGCTCCTGATGGCTTACCTGATCAAGACCGGCAGGCCGCACTTGATCCCCAGGGTATGGATGGGCGTTAGCCTGGCAATCGCCATATCGCTTGGCTTCGGTGCCTTGCTCACCTTTGGCCCCCGCGGTCTCACGTTCGAGGCCCAGGAAGCGATCGGCGGCGGACTGTCCATTGTGGCTGTTGCGCTGGTGACCTGGATGGTCTTTTGGATGGCACGTACCGCACGCAGCCTCGGCGGTGAACTCCGTTCGCAAGTGGATAAAGCGGCCGACGGCGCCGCCTGGGGCCTTGTGGTGGTTGCGGCACTCGCCGTGGGCCGGGAAGGCCTCGAAACCGCCCTGTTTATCTGGGCAGCAGCCCAAGCCACCGGCGAAACCACCCTCCCGCTGCTGGGCGCCCTCCTTGGCCTGCTGACGGCAGCCGGTTTGGGGTATCTGCTCCACCGGGGTGTGCTGAAGGTGAATCTTGGCCGCTTCTTCACCTGGACTGGCGTAGGCCTCATCATTATTGCCGGGGGCGTCCTGGCGTACGGAATCCACGATCTCCAGGAAGCCGGCATTCTTCCCGGCCTGAACAACCTGGCCTTCGACGTCTCAGCCGCCATCCCGCCGTCGTCCTGGTACGGAACCCTGCTGAAGGGAACCCTGAACTTCTCCCCCGCCACCACGTGGCTGGAGGCAGCCGCCTGGCTGCTCTATGTTGTCCCGGTGCTGTTCCTCTATATCCGGGCGAATCGTTCATCGTCACCCGCGAATTCCAGCACCACCGCGGCTTCCACTGTGGCAACGCAGGCTTAG
- the efeO gene encoding iron uptake system protein EfeO, which yields MLGSPKLRRTLAVIGAATAVPLVLAGCTDNSKTTGATDGPIQVSSTATECKVSTGTAPSGNLTFAVKNEGTEVTEFYLLAEDGLRILGEVENIGPGITRNLVVTAPAGKYNTACKPGMQGEGIRASFEVTESGTKPSVDADFQKLLDNGSQQYAAYVKDQTEQLIVGTKTFAEAFAAGDAAKARELYASTRMHWERIEPVAESFGDLDPKLDAREADLEPGQEWTGWHRAEKDLFPPAEYTAMTPAERTAISTQLVADTEDLVTRTRTVELTPDKLGNGAKELLDEVATGKVTGEEEIWSHTDLWDFQANVDGARIAFENLRPALEQKDPELAKSLDEKFTALQAELKKHAKGDGFVYYNELSQDQVQQLAALVDSLGEPLSKLTAAVVL from the coding sequence ATGCTCGGATCCCCCAAACTTCGCAGGACCCTCGCCGTTATTGGCGCCGCCACAGCAGTGCCGCTGGTACTTGCCGGCTGCACGGACAACAGCAAAACCACCGGAGCCACAGACGGTCCCATCCAGGTGAGCAGCACCGCCACTGAATGCAAGGTGTCCACCGGAACCGCGCCGAGCGGCAACCTCACGTTTGCCGTGAAGAACGAAGGCACCGAGGTCACTGAGTTCTACCTCCTGGCCGAGGATGGCCTGCGCATCCTGGGCGAAGTGGAGAACATCGGCCCGGGTATCACCCGCAACCTGGTGGTCACCGCCCCGGCCGGCAAATACAACACCGCTTGCAAGCCGGGGATGCAGGGCGAAGGCATCCGTGCTTCGTTCGAGGTCACTGAGTCCGGAACCAAACCCAGTGTTGACGCCGACTTCCAGAAACTACTGGACAACGGATCCCAGCAGTACGCCGCCTACGTCAAGGACCAGACCGAGCAGCTCATTGTTGGCACCAAGACCTTCGCCGAGGCCTTCGCCGCAGGTGATGCCGCCAAGGCCCGGGAGCTTTACGCCTCCACCCGCATGCACTGGGAGCGGATCGAACCGGTAGCTGAGTCCTTCGGCGATCTGGACCCCAAGTTGGACGCCCGTGAGGCAGATCTCGAGCCCGGACAGGAATGGACAGGCTGGCACCGTGCCGAGAAGGACCTCTTCCCGCCGGCGGAGTACACGGCCATGACACCGGCCGAGCGCACGGCCATCTCCACGCAACTGGTGGCGGACACCGAGGACCTGGTGACCCGTACCCGCACGGTCGAACTCACACCGGACAAGCTCGGCAACGGTGCCAAGGAGCTCTTGGACGAAGTTGCCACCGGCAAGGTCACAGGCGAAGAGGAAATCTGGTCCCACACCGATCTCTGGGATTTCCAGGCCAATGTTGATGGTGCCCGCATTGCGTTCGAGAACCTGAGGCCGGCCCTGGAACAGAAGGACCCCGAGCTCGCCAAGTCCTTGGATGAGAAGTTCACGGCCCTGCAGGCCGAGCTCAAGAAGCACGCCAAGGGCGACGGTTTCGTGTACTACAACGAGTTGAGCCAGGACCAGGTCCAGCAGCTCGCTGCCTTGGTCGATTCGCTGGGTGAGCCCCTCTCCAAGCTCACCGCAGCCGTGGTGCTGTGA
- the efeB gene encoding iron uptake transporter deferrochelatase/peroxidase subunit: MSGCPFGHTDADAERPSEAAAVVNSREAADGGAASTAESRRSGVSLKGVSRRGLLSLAGVGGAGAVAGLAAGFLGHDALNAAAASATDTSTGEAVVPFFGEHQAGITTPAQDRLHMAAFDVTTEDRKELIKLLKDWTAAAESMTTGQPTGRTGAVDGPYDAPPEDTGEALDLAAAKLTLTFGFGVGLFEKDGKARFGLEGRRPEALIDLPHFPGDDLQPGRTGGDIVIQACADDPQVAVHAIRNLARIGFGKVRVRWSQLGFGRTSSTSRAQVTPRNLFGFKDGTNNLKVEDNALLDEHVWVSSGPAGEQWMTGGSYLVARRIQMHIEIWDRTSLREQEGLIGRTKGVGAPLSGGDEFSTPDFAMAGRNGDPLIPMDAHVRLAHPDQNNGVRMLRRGYNFTDGSDGLGHLDAGLFFIAFVKDPRTHYVPMQLTLAKSDTLSVEYLKHTGSGLFAVPPGVQAGGFIGEGLFA, encoded by the coding sequence GTGAGCGGCTGCCCCTTCGGGCACACCGACGCGGACGCTGAGCGCCCAAGCGAGGCTGCCGCCGTCGTAAACTCCCGGGAAGCGGCCGACGGCGGTGCAGCGTCTACCGCTGAAAGTCGCCGCAGTGGCGTCTCCCTGAAAGGTGTCTCCCGACGGGGACTGCTCTCGCTCGCGGGAGTAGGCGGCGCGGGTGCGGTTGCTGGCTTGGCTGCCGGGTTCCTGGGACACGATGCACTAAATGCCGCTGCTGCTTCCGCCACGGACACCAGCACCGGCGAAGCGGTGGTCCCGTTCTTTGGCGAGCACCAGGCCGGCATCACCACCCCGGCCCAGGATCGCCTGCACATGGCCGCGTTTGATGTCACCACGGAAGACCGCAAGGAACTCATCAAGCTCCTCAAAGACTGGACTGCAGCAGCAGAATCCATGACAACCGGCCAGCCCACCGGCCGGACCGGTGCCGTGGATGGGCCGTACGATGCCCCGCCTGAAGACACCGGCGAAGCATTGGATTTGGCGGCTGCGAAGTTGACGCTGACGTTCGGTTTTGGCGTGGGGCTTTTCGAGAAAGACGGGAAGGCGCGCTTTGGTCTGGAGGGGCGCCGTCCGGAGGCCCTGATCGATCTTCCACATTTCCCCGGGGACGATCTTCAACCGGGCCGCACGGGTGGGGACATCGTCATCCAGGCTTGCGCTGATGACCCCCAAGTGGCAGTCCACGCTATCCGGAACCTTGCACGGATCGGCTTTGGCAAGGTCCGGGTCCGGTGGTCTCAGTTGGGCTTTGGACGTACGTCCTCCACGTCCCGGGCGCAGGTGACTCCGCGGAACCTGTTCGGTTTCAAGGACGGCACCAACAACCTCAAGGTCGAGGACAATGCGCTGCTGGATGAGCACGTGTGGGTAAGCTCCGGGCCCGCCGGCGAACAATGGATGACCGGCGGCAGCTACCTGGTGGCCCGCAGGATTCAGATGCACATTGAAATCTGGGACCGGACTTCCCTGCGCGAACAGGAAGGACTGATTGGCCGCACCAAGGGAGTTGGTGCTCCGTTGTCCGGCGGGGACGAATTCAGCACGCCTGATTTTGCCATGGCCGGCCGAAACGGCGATCCGCTGATTCCCATGGACGCCCATGTCCGTTTGGCCCATCCGGATCAGAACAATGGTGTGAGGATGTTGCGCCGGGGCTACAACTTCACGGACGGCTCGGACGGGCTGGGACACCTGGACGCCGGGCTGTTCTTCATTGCTTTCGTCAAGGATCCCCGGACCCACTACGTTCCCATGCAGCTGACGTTGGCCAAGAGCGACACCCTGTCCGTGGAGTACCTGAAGCACACCGGCTCCGGGCTCTTTGCGGTGCCCCCGGGTGTCCAGGCGGGCGGTTTCATCGGCGAAGGGTTGTTCGCCTAG
- the htpX gene encoding zinc metalloprotease HtpX, whose translation MHKHNNGLKTAALFGVLWAVLLGLGAIIAAGTRSTTPIWIMALIGVGTTAYGYWNSDKIAIRSMAAYPVTEAQAPQLYQIVRELSVRANKPMPRIYLSPTMTPNAFATGRNPKNAAVCCTEGILHLLDARELRGVLGHELMHVYNRDILTSSVAAAVAGVITSVGQMLLIFGSGDRRNANPLATIAMALLAPFAASLIQMAISRTREFDADEDGAELTGDPLALASALRKIESGVSQLPLPQDQRLVNASHLMIANPFRGGGMRRMFSTHPPMKERISRLERMAGRPLS comes from the coding sequence GTGCATAAACACAACAATGGACTCAAGACCGCGGCGCTCTTTGGTGTGCTGTGGGCGGTGTTGTTGGGTTTGGGCGCCATCATTGCAGCCGGAACGCGCAGCACCACGCCCATCTGGATCATGGCGTTGATAGGTGTTGGCACAACCGCTTACGGCTATTGGAACAGCGACAAGATTGCCATCCGTTCCATGGCTGCCTACCCCGTCACCGAGGCCCAGGCGCCGCAGCTCTACCAGATTGTTCGGGAGCTTTCCGTGCGGGCCAACAAACCCATGCCGCGGATTTACCTTTCGCCCACCATGACGCCCAACGCCTTCGCCACAGGACGCAATCCCAAGAACGCTGCCGTGTGCTGCACCGAGGGCATCCTCCACCTGCTGGACGCCCGCGAACTCAGGGGCGTCCTGGGTCATGAGCTGATGCACGTATATAACCGCGACATCCTCACTTCTTCCGTTGCCGCAGCCGTGGCCGGTGTCATCACCTCCGTGGGGCAGATGCTGCTGATCTTCGGCAGCGGCGACCGGCGCAACGCCAACCCGCTGGCCACCATCGCCATGGCATTGCTAGCGCCGTTCGCGGCCTCACTGATCCAGATGGCCATCTCCCGCACCCGGGAATTCGACGCCGACGAGGACGGCGCGGAGCTCACCGGCGACCCCTTGGCGCTCGCCTCAGCACTGCGCAAGATCGAATCCGGGGTGAGCCAGTTGCCGCTCCCGCAGGACCAGCGGCTGGTCAACGCTTCGCACCTGATGATCGCCAACCCGTTCCGCGGAGGCGGCATGCGGCGCATGTTTTCCACGCACCCGCCCATGAAGGAACGGATCAGCCGGCTGGAACGGATGGCCGGGCGCCCGCTTTCCTAA
- a CDS encoding MFS transporter — translation MAKLLADITPLKESPAFRRLWLGGSVAAVGTQLTLVAVSLEVYRLTEESFYVGLLGIFALVPLVIAGLYGGSVSDAYDRRKVALIASLVLWATTAALALQAWLEVGNIWLLYALVAIQSGAQGINGPARSAIIPLLVRKDLLPAANALSMLTFGLSMTAGPLLAGVLVATIGFGWTYTIDVISFTFALWGLFKLPPLPPSKDAVRPGLKSVVEGFRFLGTRPNVRMTFIIDLIAMICAQPRALMPAIGAVMIGGGETTVGVLLASTAVGAFLAGLFSGPLGRVRKQGSAVVWSVIGWGASIAGFGLVVLLAGDSGREGVTAWLIPAAFCCALAGISDSISAVFRTTILQSATPDHMRGRLQGVFIVVVAGGPRVGDMLAGGVTQFLSEGGVLLVGGLLCIVLAWVASRMQPGFVAYDAKHPAP, via the coding sequence GTGGCGAAACTACTGGCAGACATCACCCCCTTGAAGGAGAGCCCCGCTTTTCGGCGGCTCTGGCTGGGAGGTTCCGTAGCTGCAGTCGGCACACAACTGACCCTGGTGGCCGTCAGCCTGGAGGTGTACCGGCTCACGGAGGAGAGTTTTTACGTTGGCCTCCTTGGCATCTTTGCCCTGGTGCCCCTGGTAATCGCCGGTCTGTACGGTGGCTCCGTTTCTGATGCCTATGATCGCCGTAAAGTTGCCCTCATTGCCTCGCTGGTCCTTTGGGCAACCACCGCAGCCTTGGCTCTGCAGGCTTGGCTGGAAGTGGGCAATATCTGGCTCCTCTACGCGCTGGTGGCCATCCAAAGCGGCGCCCAAGGGATCAACGGACCGGCCCGCAGCGCCATCATCCCGCTCCTGGTCCGCAAGGACCTGCTGCCCGCGGCCAACGCGTTGAGCATGCTGACGTTTGGCCTGTCCATGACCGCCGGTCCGCTCCTGGCAGGGGTCCTGGTGGCCACCATAGGATTCGGGTGGACGTACACCATTGATGTCATCAGCTTCACTTTCGCCCTGTGGGGTCTCTTCAAACTCCCGCCCTTGCCGCCATCCAAGGACGCCGTGCGGCCGGGGCTGAAATCCGTGGTGGAGGGCTTTCGGTTCCTGGGGACCAGGCCCAATGTTCGCATGACGTTCATCATTGACCTCATCGCCATGATCTGCGCCCAACCGCGAGCTTTGATGCCGGCCATCGGGGCGGTGATGATCGGTGGCGGCGAAACCACGGTGGGTGTGCTGCTCGCCTCCACAGCCGTGGGTGCTTTCCTGGCCGGGCTCTTTTCCGGGCCTTTGGGAAGGGTTCGCAAGCAGGGCAGCGCCGTGGTGTGGTCCGTTATTGGCTGGGGTGCTTCCATTGCAGGTTTTGGCCTGGTGGTGCTGTTGGCCGGTGACTCAGGCCGTGAGGGGGTGACAGCCTGGTTGATCCCGGCAGCGTTCTGCTGCGCCCTCGCCGGGATATCGGACTCCATCAGTGCCGTCTTCCGCACCACCATCCTCCAGTCAGCCACGCCGGACCACATGCGGGGCCGGCTCCAGGGTGTGTTCATTGTGGTGGTGGCAGGAGGTCCCAGGGTGGGGGACATGCTTGCCGGCGGAGTCACCCAGTTCCTAAGTGAAGGCGGTGTGTTGCTCGTTGGCGGACTGCTTTGCATTGTCCTGGCGTGGGTGGCCTCCCGAATGCAGCCCGGATTCGTCGCCTACGATGCCAAGCACCCTGCGCCCTGA